One genomic region from Phycisphaerae bacterium encodes:
- the sufB gene encoding Fe-S cluster assembly protein SufB, with amino-acid sequence MSSGSTETLNKWASQEYKYGFVTDIEADAAPKGLNEDIVRFISAKKEEPQWLLDWRLKAYRHWLTMNEPNWANLKYPKIDYQDIIYYSAPKQQKDRPKSLDEVDPRLLETYEKLGIPLNERAALAGVAVDVVFDSVSVGTTFKEKLAELGIIFCSFTEAVHNHPELVQKYLGSVVPITDNFFATLNSAVFSDGSFVFVPKGVKCPMDLSTYFRINAQSTGQFERTLIIAEQGASVSYLEGCTAPIRDENQLHAAVVELVALDDASIKYSTIQNWYQGDKDGKGGIYNFVTKRGKCQGRRSHISWTQVETGSAITWKYPSCILQGDDSVGEFYSVALTSRRQQADTGTKMIHIGRNTKSYIISKGISAQRGQNTYRGGVKINRGADNARNFTQCDSMLIGSECGAHTFPYIEVKNSTAHMEHEATTSKIGEDQLFYCNQRGIPTEAAVGLIVNGFCKEVFRELPMEFAVEAQKLLEVSLEGSVG; translated from the coding sequence ATGAGCAGCGGTTCCACCGAGACACTGAATAAATGGGCCTCGCAGGAGTACAAGTACGGCTTCGTGACCGACATCGAAGCCGATGCTGCTCCCAAGGGCCTCAACGAGGACATCGTTCGCTTCATCTCCGCGAAGAAAGAAGAGCCGCAGTGGCTCCTCGACTGGCGGCTGAAGGCGTATCGCCATTGGCTGACGATGAACGAGCCGAATTGGGCGAATCTGAAATACCCGAAGATTGACTACCAGGACATCATTTACTATTCAGCGCCGAAGCAGCAGAAAGACCGCCCGAAGAGTCTGGACGAGGTCGATCCGCGGCTGCTTGAGACGTATGAGAAGCTCGGCATTCCACTGAACGAGCGGGCGGCGCTGGCGGGAGTCGCGGTCGACGTCGTTTTCGACAGCGTGTCAGTCGGTACGACGTTCAAGGAGAAGCTGGCCGAGCTGGGCATTATCTTCTGCTCATTCACCGAGGCGGTTCACAATCATCCCGAACTGGTTCAGAAGTACCTCGGATCGGTGGTGCCGATCACGGACAATTTCTTCGCTACATTGAATTCCGCTGTTTTCAGCGACGGCTCTTTCGTCTTCGTGCCCAAAGGCGTGAAGTGCCCGATGGACTTGTCGACCTACTTTCGAATCAATGCCCAGAGCACGGGGCAGTTCGAGCGGACGCTGATCATCGCCGAGCAAGGCGCAAGCGTCAGCTACCTGGAGGGCTGCACAGCGCCGATTCGCGATGAAAACCAGCTGCATGCGGCCGTCGTGGAACTCGTTGCGCTCGATGACGCATCGATCAAATACTCCACCATTCAGAACTGGTACCAGGGTGATAAGGATGGCAAGGGCGGAATTTACAATTTCGTCACGAAGCGGGGCAAGTGCCAGGGCCGGCGATCGCATATCTCGTGGACGCAGGTTGAAACGGGATCGGCCATCACCTGGAAATATCCGAGCTGCATTCTGCAGGGCGATGATTCGGTGGGTGAGTTTTACTCCGTCGCGCTGACCAGCCGCCGGCAGCAGGCCGACACCGGCACGAAGATGATCCACATCGGCAGGAACACGAAAAGCTACATCATCAGCAAGGGTATTTCGGCGCAGCGCGGCCAGAACACCTATCGTGGCGGGGTGAAGATCAATCGCGGCGCGGATAACGCGCGCAACTTCACCCAGTGCGACTCGATGCTGATCGGCAGCGAGTGCGGAGCGCATACCTTCCCTTACATCGAGGTCAAGAACAGCACGGCTCACATGGAGCACGAAGCCACCACGTCGAAGATCGGCGAGGATCAGCTGTTCTACTGCAATCAGCGCGGCATCCCGACAGAAGCCGCGGTGGGGCTGATCGTGAACGGATTCTGCAAGGAAGTGTTTCGTGAGTTGCCGATGGAGTTCGCCGTCGAGGCGCAGAAGCTGCTCGAAGTGTCGCTCGAAGGAAGTGTCGGCTGA
- the sufD gene encoding Fe-S cluster assembly protein SufD produces the protein MIETRTGTDAWLVDFEQAEANASDAFRAVRKAAFTAFGKLGFPTLRDEEWRFTNVSPIARTAFERAAPPASPVEPGELRDYRFGEPEDQLFVVVNGRFEPALSSRKPIEGGIVVCSLAAAVTSHRSLIDSHLARHIDGRTEAFSALNTAFLDDGIFVHVPRGAVSKTPIHLMFVTVPGAQPAVTHPRLLVVADDHSQATIVETHAGLSDATYLTNSVAEFVLAENAIIDHYKVERESDSAYHVATRHVQLDRSANMSSHTLSFGGGLVRNNVHAHLGGEGSNCMFNGLSVLRGSQHVDNHLRVEHASPHCNSWEYYKGILSDQSRSVFTGRIIVHPGAQKTDAKQSNASLLLSREASVDTKPQLEILADDVKCTHGATVGQLDDEAIFYLRTRGVNIDAARSLLIYAFAGESIGQVRVPALRDRLQNLLAARLAHGESLTFGRPYEYSDDFVELVRNADRRRHTS, from the coding sequence ATGATCGAAACCCGCACAGGTACAGACGCATGGCTTGTCGACTTCGAGCAGGCCGAGGCGAACGCATCGGATGCGTTTCGCGCGGTTCGAAAGGCCGCATTCACCGCATTTGGGAAGCTCGGTTTTCCGACGCTGCGCGACGAGGAATGGCGATTTACCAATGTCTCCCCGATCGCCCGGACCGCATTCGAGCGTGCCGCACCGCCGGCATCGCCGGTCGAACCGGGTGAGTTGCGTGATTATCGCTTCGGTGAGCCGGAGGATCAGCTGTTCGTTGTCGTCAACGGTCGATTTGAGCCGGCGCTCTCGTCGCGGAAGCCGATCGAGGGCGGAATCGTCGTATGTAGTCTCGCCGCGGCCGTCACGTCGCATCGATCGCTCATTGATTCGCACCTGGCGCGGCACATCGACGGGCGGACCGAGGCCTTCTCGGCGCTGAACACCGCCTTCCTTGACGACGGCATCTTTGTTCATGTGCCGCGCGGCGCGGTTTCAAAAACGCCGATTCACCTGATGTTCGTGACGGTTCCCGGAGCGCAGCCGGCCGTGACGCATCCACGCCTGCTGGTTGTGGCGGACGATCACAGCCAGGCGACGATCGTCGAGACGCACGCGGGCCTGTCCGATGCGACGTATCTTACCAACAGCGTGGCGGAGTTCGTGCTCGCCGAGAATGCGATCATCGACCACTACAAGGTGGAGCGCGAGAGTGACAGCGCCTATCACGTCGCGACGCGTCATGTGCAGCTCGACCGCAGCGCGAATATGTCGTCACACACGCTGTCGTTCGGCGGCGGCCTCGTTCGCAACAATGTCCATGCCCATCTCGGCGGTGAAGGCTCGAACTGCATGTTCAATGGCCTGTCCGTTCTCCGCGGCAGTCAGCATGTGGACAACCATCTGCGAGTCGAGCACGCCAGCCCCCATTGCAACAGCTGGGAATATTACAAGGGCATCCTCAGCGATCAGTCGCGCAGCGTCTTCACCGGGCGAATCATTGTCCACCCGGGAGCGCAGAAGACCGATGCGAAGCAGTCCAACGCGAGCCTGCTGCTTTCGCGGGAGGCTTCGGTCGACACAAAGCCCCAGTTGGAGATTCTGGCGGACGACGTAAAGTGCACCCACGGTGCGACGGTCGGTCAGTTGGACGATGAGGCGATCTTCTATCTTCGCACCCGTGGCGTGAACATCGATGCCGCCAGGAGTCTGCTGATCTACGCGTTCGCAGGCGAGAGTATCGGTCAGGTTCGCGTGCCGGCGCTGCGGGACAGGCTTCAGAATCTGCTGGCTGCGCGGCTCGCGCACGGCGAGTCACTGACTTTTGGACGGCCATATGAGTACAGCGACGACTTCGTCGAACTCGTCCGAAACGCGGATCGACGACGCCACACTTCCTGA
- a CDS encoding iron-sulfur cluster assembly accessory protein, with the protein MPIALTERAAAEVKTIIADQKLDNEKTYLRVGVKGGGCSGFSYTLDLTEARNENDEEWDVHGVKVICDPKSQIYLDGVAVDFKDEVMGRGFVFNNPNATHTCGCGSSFSA; encoded by the coding sequence ATGCCGATTGCACTGACCGAACGAGCGGCTGCCGAAGTCAAGACGATCATTGCGGACCAGAAGCTGGACAATGAAAAGACCTACTTGCGTGTCGGAGTCAAAGGCGGAGGCTGCAGCGGATTTTCATATACGCTCGATCTGACCGAGGCACGGAACGAGAACGATGAGGAATGGGACGTTCACGGCGTAAAGGTGATCTGCGATCCCAAGAGTCAGATCTACCTGGATGGCGTCGCCGTGGATTTCAAGGATGAGGTGATGGGTCGGGGCTTTGTGTTCAACAATCCCAACGCGACGCACACCTGTGGATGCGGCAGCAGCTTCAGCGCCTAG
- the sufC gene encoding Fe-S cluster assembly ATPase SufC, whose translation MLEIKNLHATIDDHEILKGIDLVVKPGEVHSIMGPNGSGKSTLASVLAGNEQYEVTEGQVIFNGHDLLAMPPEERAWLGVFLAFQYPVEIPGVSTTYFLKAAINAMRKSKGQPEIDANEFLNLARQKMKLVDLDDKLMTRAINEGFSGGEKKRNEVFQMAMLEPKLAILDETDSGLDIDALKIVAKGVNGLRGPDRSFIVVTHYQRLLQYIVPDFVHVLVDGRIVRSGDKELAFELEKSGYVGMVKDVAQPVG comes from the coding sequence ATGCTGGAAATCAAGAATCTGCACGCAACGATTGACGATCATGAAATCCTCAAGGGCATCGACCTTGTCGTTAAGCCCGGCGAGGTGCATTCGATCATGGGGCCGAATGGCAGCGGAAAAAGCACGCTGGCGTCGGTGCTCGCGGGAAACGAACAGTACGAAGTCACCGAAGGGCAGGTGATTTTCAACGGGCACGACCTTCTCGCGATGCCGCCGGAGGAGCGCGCGTGGCTCGGCGTGTTTCTCGCGTTTCAGTATCCGGTCGAGATTCCTGGCGTCAGCACGACGTATTTCCTCAAGGCCGCGATCAATGCGATGCGCAAGAGTAAGGGGCAGCCGGAAATCGACGCCAACGAGTTTCTAAATCTGGCACGCCAGAAGATGAAGCTGGTGGATCTCGATGACAAGCTCATGACTCGCGCGATCAATGAGGGATTTTCCGGCGGCGAGAAAAAACGAAACGAGGTCTTCCAGATGGCCATGCTGGAGCCGAAGCTCGCGATCCTCGACGAGACCGACTCCGGACTCGATATCGACGCGCTGAAGATCGTCGCCAAGGGCGTCAACGGTCTGCGCGGCCCGGATCGCTCATTTATTGTCGTGACCCACTATCAGCGGCTGTTGCAGTACATCGTGCCGGATTTTGTGCACGTGCTCGTGGACGGCCGAATCGTCAGGAGCGGCGACAAGGAATTGGCGTTCGAGCTGGAAAAGAGCGGATATGTCGGCATGGTGAAGGATGTCGCCCAGCCCGTTGGCTGA
- a CDS encoding Rrf2 family transcriptional regulator, which yields MFALTRKTDYAIIALAHLAQNRDRLCTAREIAEKFRVPTALLMNVLKTLSQSELVRSIRGAKGGYSLAKSPDAVTLSAIIQAIEGPIRFVQCSNHSPMPDPVCELSELCPVKLPIQRIQARLENFLLQVTLAEIVRDAKDPQSAATLTVHGSECRSAACRTSEVTGGAAVEV from the coding sequence GTGTTTGCGCTAACCCGAAAGACGGATTACGCGATCATTGCGCTGGCCCATTTGGCGCAGAATCGTGACCGGCTGTGCACGGCGCGGGAGATTGCTGAGAAATTCCGCGTTCCGACCGCTCTGTTGATGAACGTGCTTAAGACGTTGAGCCAGAGCGAGTTGGTTCGATCGATTCGTGGTGCCAAAGGCGGCTATTCGCTGGCGAAAAGTCCCGACGCTGTCACGCTATCGGCAATCATCCAGGCGATTGAGGGGCCGATCCGCTTCGTGCAGTGCTCAAATCATTCGCCGATGCCTGATCCGGTGTGTGAGCTTTCCGAGCTGTGCCCCGTGAAGTTGCCGATTCAGCGCATCCAGGCCCGGCTGGAGAATTTCCTCCTGCAAGTCACGCTGGCTGAGATCGTCCGTGATGCGAAGGATCCCCAATCCGCCGCGACACTGACGGTTCACGGCAGCGAGTGCAGGTCGGCCGCATGTCGAACCAGCGAGGTGACCGGCGGCGCGGCCGTTGAGGTGTGA
- a CDS encoding VCBS repeat-containing protein, which translates to MKINRLLLLLWLLLTALVVPREATGNDLTPVVATFSRKSATSPRYSTLSGSNWSSSAAMPSVGREPAWVVARNCPTRNEIAFGSLDYDEDVNLLFFNGSTWSSPIEVCSNTGQFAKRAFDLAYEQASGDLLAAYWAEDAGKKKVGYRTYSGASVSSESFLTLPESNQVWFISLTPQPDSNEIMLLAGNSNGKLYAAIWNGASFGSVTTIETNSVKDYESFAAVYESKSSNCLIAYSNASSNQPRSIKWNGSTWSSVTNMPSVGSQPRWIRLAADPTSNKVICGILTGGSEYWANAWSGSAWGSATEIESKAPFNDRRAFDVAFEPCGSTGLYVYCKDAGANSRRARTATWNGSSWQWDGGSGSDLADNLQVVQLVPNSAAGEIIVAISDETNNLNMARWSGGSLGSFSQLETSLGGSNATERYMIAAPTASCLIPANTPYVNDFEGSVGPEWSNTTVTNNATFTKFLGQHRNNSVKLALNTTPGTVYSLTFDLYAIDSWDGTPGPYGPDAFQVSMDGTIIFNHTFIHDSGWINDGYSYPYPPDQSGHYGFSSNWKDGIFRTVEVVFTASSSVTTLAFMGALTDESGGGMADESWGIDNVSVKSARFIDVSSATGFAVSSSSNADTFAAAAHWGDFDGDGDLDVILTGNTAKFLTNNNAGVGFTSATFGGGNNYRQGALLDISNDGHLDFWISCANSGYDTERLYTNNGSGGLSSAGNAGFSAPTNNEGVAAIDVNRDGWIDIVQCSENGNYIGLNQGGTSVSLVGTNGSGYGLHTSGNFGNGDFISAGDVNNDGYVDLFYHYSGGKLFVSKGEGTYARNNYGISVVTGNDKKIGSAWADYDNDGDLDLYVPRFEKGYSGYLWRNNVNWATLSGTFANINGSSGVNLNPGVGSNGATGMRTCAWGDLDNDGDLDLVIAGPEGKLLVHENQGDGTFKRIGAGLRATGDIMDVVFVDYDNDGDLDLSVTRVGASAMLFQNQTNNADYLKVRLIGRGEGATNCAAVGVRVELWSASGKTYLGRRDIGTARGFSGTEPLWAHFGGVNPNTSYKLKIYFDSRSVTDPYVVSVTPSAASTTIGARVIPQMITITEPNPKKRVMSWSELRN; encoded by the coding sequence GTGAAAATCAACCGATTACTTCTGCTGCTCTGGCTTCTGCTCACAGCGTTGGTCGTACCGCGCGAGGCGACGGGCAACGACCTGACACCGGTGGTCGCCACCTTCAGCAGAAAGTCCGCGACGAGTCCTCGATATAGTACGCTGAGTGGTTCGAACTGGAGTTCCTCCGCCGCGATGCCAAGCGTCGGTCGCGAGCCGGCGTGGGTGGTCGCAAGAAACTGCCCGACCCGCAACGAAATCGCGTTCGGTTCGCTCGATTACGACGAGGACGTCAATCTGCTCTTCTTCAACGGCTCGACATGGAGCTCGCCAATCGAAGTCTGTTCGAATACGGGCCAGTTCGCCAAGCGCGCGTTTGATCTCGCTTACGAACAGGCGTCCGGGGATTTACTGGCCGCCTACTGGGCAGAGGACGCAGGCAAGAAGAAGGTTGGCTATCGCACCTATTCCGGCGCTTCGGTTTCGTCCGAGTCATTTCTCACGCTGCCGGAAAGCAATCAGGTTTGGTTCATCAGCCTGACGCCGCAGCCGGATAGCAACGAAATCATGCTGCTCGCAGGTAATTCAAACGGCAAGTTGTACGCCGCCATCTGGAATGGCGCGAGTTTCGGGTCGGTCACCACGATTGAGACGAACTCCGTCAAGGATTACGAGAGTTTCGCCGCGGTGTACGAGTCCAAATCCTCAAACTGTCTGATCGCCTATTCCAATGCGTCGAGCAATCAGCCGCGTTCGATCAAGTGGAATGGCAGCACATGGTCGTCGGTTACGAACATGCCCTCGGTCGGCTCGCAGCCTCGATGGATTCGGCTGGCAGCCGACCCGACCTCCAACAAGGTCATTTGCGGCATTTTGACTGGCGGCTCCGAATATTGGGCGAACGCGTGGAGCGGCAGCGCATGGGGTTCCGCGACTGAGATCGAGTCGAAGGCGCCGTTTAATGATCGCCGGGCCTTCGATGTCGCGTTCGAGCCCTGTGGGAGCACCGGTCTGTATGTGTATTGCAAGGATGCCGGCGCAAACTCCCGTCGGGCGCGCACTGCCACCTGGAACGGGAGCTCATGGCAGTGGGACGGGGGTTCAGGATCCGATCTGGCCGATAATCTCCAGGTCGTTCAGTTGGTGCCGAATTCGGCTGCCGGAGAGATCATCGTCGCGATCTCTGACGAGACGAACAACCTGAACATGGCGCGATGGTCGGGCGGATCGCTCGGCTCTTTCTCACAGTTGGAGACCAGCCTCGGAGGCTCAAACGCGACCGAACGGTACATGATCGCGGCGCCGACTGCATCATGTCTGATTCCCGCGAATACACCCTATGTCAACGACTTCGAGGGCAGCGTGGGGCCGGAGTGGTCGAATACGACGGTGACGAATAACGCCACGTTCACGAAATTCCTCGGTCAGCACCGGAACAACTCGGTGAAGCTGGCATTGAATACGACGCCGGGCACGGTTTACTCACTGACATTCGATCTCTACGCGATTGATTCATGGGACGGAACGCCGGGGCCTTATGGTCCCGACGCATTTCAGGTCAGCATGGATGGAACGATAATCTTCAATCATACGTTCATCCACGATTCCGGCTGGATTAACGATGGCTACTCCTATCCATACCCTCCGGACCAGAGCGGGCATTACGGCTTCAGCAGCAATTGGAAGGACGGCATCTTCCGCACGGTGGAAGTCGTGTTCACGGCGTCATCCAGTGTCACGACGCTGGCGTTCATGGGGGCGTTGACGGACGAATCCGGTGGCGGGATGGCTGACGAATCCTGGGGAATCGACAACGTCAGCGTGAAAAGCGCCCGGTTCATCGATGTGTCATCCGCTACGGGCTTCGCGGTGTCGTCCTCGTCAAATGCCGACACCTTCGCCGCGGCCGCTCACTGGGGCGACTTCGACGGCGACGGTGACTTGGACGTGATTCTGACCGGCAACACCGCGAAATTTCTGACCAATAACAACGCCGGAGTCGGCTTTACAAGTGCCACGTTCGGCGGCGGCAACAATTATCGCCAGGGCGCGCTGCTCGATATCAGCAATGACGGTCACCTTGATTTCTGGATCTCGTGTGCGAACTCCGGCTATGACACGGAACGGCTGTATACCAATAACGGCTCCGGCGGCCTGTCCAGCGCAGGAAACGCCGGATTCTCCGCGCCGACGAACAACGAAGGCGTCGCGGCCATCGACGTGAACCGCGACGGCTGGATCGATATCGTGCAGTGTTCGGAGAACGGCAACTACATCGGACTCAATCAGGGTGGCACATCGGTGTCACTGGTCGGTACGAACGGGTCCGGGTACGGACTTCATACCTCGGGCAATTTCGGCAATGGAGATTTCATCAGCGCCGGAGATGTCAACAACGACGGGTATGTGGACCTCTTCTATCATTACTCCGGCGGCAAGCTGTTCGTGTCCAAGGGCGAAGGCACCTACGCTCGCAACAACTATGGCATCTCCGTCGTGACCGGGAATGACAAAAAGATCGGTTCGGCCTGGGCGGACTATGACAATGATGGTGATCTGGATCTCTATGTGCCGCGCTTTGAGAAAGGATACAGCGGATATCTGTGGCGAAACAATGTGAACTGGGCCACGCTGAGCGGGACATTTGCGAACATCAACGGCAGCTCCGGAGTCAATCTCAATCCCGGTGTGGGTTCCAATGGCGCAACCGGCATGAGGACGTGCGCCTGGGGTGACCTTGATAACGATGGTGATCTTGATCTGGTCATTGCCGGCCCCGAAGGCAAGCTGCTTGTCCATGAGAACCAGGGTGACGGCACGTTCAAACGCATCGGAGCTGGTCTTCGGGCAACAGGCGATATCATGGATGTCGTCTTTGTGGATTATGACAACGACGGCGATCTGGATCTCTCCGTCACGCGCGTCGGTGCGTCCGCGATGCTCTTTCAAAATCAGACCAACAATGCGGACTACTTGAAGGTCCGATTGATTGGCCGCGGAGAGGGTGCGACGAACTGCGCGGCTGTGGGCGTGCGAGTGGAATTGTGGAGCGCGAGCGGAAAGACCTATCTCGGGCGCCGGGATATCGGCACGGCCCGAGGCTTCTCTGGCACTGAGCCACTTTGGGCCCATTTCGGCGGTGTGAATCCGAACACCTCGTACAAGCTGAAGATTTACTTCGATAGCCGGTCTGTAACCGATCCATATGTGGTGAGCGTGACGCCCTCTGCCGCGAGCACGACGATCGGCGCTCGCGTCATCCCCCAGATGATCACAATCACCGAGCCGAACCCGAAGAAGCGCGTGATGTCCTGGTCGGAATTGCGCAACTGA
- a CDS encoding SufS family cysteine desulfurase, which yields MSTATTSSNSSETRIDDATLPDVQRIRADFPILAQSVQGRRLVYLDNAATTQKPRAVIDATTRYYEEYNSNIHRGAHSLAVRATDAYEAARRTMQAFLNAAREEEIVFTRGTTDGINLVAASYGRLELGPGDEVLLTQMEHHSNIVPWQLICEQTGARIVAAPINDRGELIFEEFEKRLSARTKIVAVTHVSNALGTINPIRSIITAAHAVGAVVLVDGAQAVAHSKVDVQALDADFYVLSAHKLYGPTGIGVLYGKYDLLNRMPPYQGGGSMIRSVSFEKTTFLDPPLRFEGGTPNIAGVVGMAEGARYLQSIGVERAAQHEHELLELAHAQLGGVEGLRIIGTAAEKTSIISFVVEGIHADDIGRMLDREGVAIRVGHHCAEPLMKRFGLSATARVSFAVYNTRDEVAALVAAVRKAVNVARGSCAVQKVEVRPSAETIEQTQSRILKEFENCGDWEAKYQRIIDIGRSHPHIPEELKQDRLKVKGCQSTVWLHAKPENDKVVFAAESDSLIVNGLVALLLRVYSNRTPEEIIGTEPHFIADIGLAENLSQVRSNGLAAMVRDIRNYAVALKQFMALRKKA from the coding sequence ATGAGTACAGCGACGACTTCGTCGAACTCGTCCGAAACGCGGATCGACGACGCCACACTTCCTGACGTCCAGCGTATTCGCGCGGACTTCCCGATCCTTGCACAATCCGTGCAGGGCAGGAGGCTGGTCTATCTCGACAACGCCGCGACCACACAAAAGCCGCGAGCCGTCATCGATGCCACAACGCGATACTACGAGGAATACAATTCCAACATCCATCGCGGCGCGCACTCCCTGGCGGTCCGGGCGACCGATGCCTACGAAGCCGCCCGGCGAACAATGCAGGCGTTTCTGAATGCCGCCCGCGAAGAAGAAATCGTCTTCACGCGCGGAACCACCGACGGCATCAATCTGGTCGCGGCGAGCTACGGCCGGCTCGAACTCGGTCCGGGCGATGAAGTCCTGCTCACGCAGATGGAGCACCATTCCAACATTGTGCCGTGGCAGCTCATCTGCGAGCAGACGGGCGCGCGCATCGTCGCGGCCCCGATCAACGATCGCGGCGAGCTGATCTTCGAGGAATTCGAGAAGCGGCTGTCGGCCCGCACGAAGATTGTTGCCGTCACGCATGTGTCCAACGCGCTCGGAACGATCAATCCGATACGCTCGATCATTACGGCGGCGCACGCCGTCGGCGCGGTGGTCCTTGTGGACGGAGCGCAGGCCGTGGCGCATTCGAAGGTGGACGTGCAGGCCCTCGATGCGGATTTCTATGTCCTTTCGGCACATAAGCTGTATGGCCCCACCGGCATCGGCGTGTTATACGGCAAGTACGACCTGCTGAACCGGATGCCGCCGTATCAGGGTGGCGGTTCAATGATTCGCAGTGTCAGTTTTGAGAAAACGACATTCCTCGATCCGCCGCTCCGATTTGAGGGTGGCACCCCGAATATCGCCGGCGTGGTCGGCATGGCGGAAGGCGCGCGCTATCTTCAGTCAATCGGCGTTGAACGCGCCGCGCAGCATGAGCACGAGCTGCTCGAACTCGCGCACGCTCAACTCGGCGGCGTCGAAGGGCTTCGCATCATCGGTACGGCCGCTGAGAAGACGAGCATCATCTCGTTCGTTGTCGAAGGCATTCATGCTGACGATATCGGCCGCATGCTCGATCGTGAGGGCGTCGCAATTCGTGTGGGGCATCACTGCGCCGAACCCTTGATGAAGCGATTTGGCCTGTCGGCGACCGCTCGGGTGTCCTTCGCGGTTTACAACACGCGCGACGAGGTGGCGGCATTAGTCGCGGCGGTGCGCAAGGCGGTGAATGTGGCTCGTGGGTCCTGCGCCGTGCAGAAGGTCGAAGTGCGGCCGTCCGCCGAAACAATCGAGCAGACCCAGTCGCGAATCCTGAAGGAGTTTGAGAACTGCGGGGACTGGGAGGCGAAGTATCAGCGCATCATCGACATCGGTCGATCGCATCCGCACATTCCCGAGGAGCTCAAGCAGGATCGTTTGAAGGTGAAAGGCTGCCAGTCAACCGTCTGGCTGCATGCGAAACCCGAGAATGACAAGGTCGTGTTTGCGGCGGAGAGCGACTCTCTGATCGTCAACGGTCTGGTCGCGTTGCTGCTTCGCGTGTACTCCAATCGAACGCCGGAAGAGATCATCGGAACCGAGCCGCATTTCATCGCGGACATCGGGCTGGCGGAGAATCTGTCGCAGGTACGATCGAATGGTCTTGCCGCGATGGTTCGCGATATCAGGAACTACGCCGTCGCTCTCAAGCAATTCATGGCGCTTCGAAAGAAGGCGTGA
- the dapB gene encoding 4-hydroxy-tetrahydrodipicolinate reductase, protein MPDMVTRIAMAGAAGRMGRRIIALAADDATVRLVAALEGAGSPALGEDAGGLACGRSSGVPISQTLDASPADVLIEFTSPSGTLHWLDLCVARGMPIVIGTTGHSTDQLARIKQSASRIAIIKAANMSVGVNVLLRAVRMLSQTLDLSYDVEIVESHHRFKADAPSGTALALRDAVLDGRRDAGNEASPIVYGRHGHATERPAGEIGIHALRIGDTVGEHTVAFGNLGETITLSHSAHSRDTFAIGALRASKWIVGRPPGLYNMQDVLFGGEQ, encoded by the coding sequence ATGCCGGACATGGTCACCAGGATCGCAATGGCCGGCGCGGCCGGTCGAATGGGTCGCCGTATCATCGCCCTTGCGGCGGACGATGCGACTGTCCGATTGGTTGCCGCGCTGGAAGGTGCCGGTAGCCCGGCGCTCGGCGAGGATGCCGGCGGGCTGGCTTGCGGCCGATCCTCGGGTGTGCCCATTTCACAAACGCTGGACGCTTCACCGGCCGACGTTCTCATCGAATTCACATCACCGTCCGGGACGCTTCATTGGCTCGATCTCTGCGTTGCACGCGGAATGCCGATTGTGATCGGCACAACGGGCCATTCGACGGATCAGCTTGCGCGAATCAAGCAGTCCGCATCCAGGATCGCAATCATCAAAGCCGCCAACATGAGCGTCGGAGTGAATGTGCTGTTGCGCGCCGTTCGAATGCTCTCCCAGACGCTCGACCTGTCATACGATGTGGAGATCGTCGAGTCGCACCATCGCTTTAAGGCCGATGCACCGAGCGGCACGGCGCTGGCGCTGCGCGATGCCGTGCTCGATGGCAGGCGCGATGCCGGGAATGAGGCCTCGCCCATTGTGTACGGCCGCCATGGTCATGCCACCGAGCGACCGGCGGGCGAGATCGGAATTCACGCCCTGCGCATCGGCGACACCGTGGGCGAGCACACCGTCGCATTCGGCAATCTCGGCGAGACCATCACGCTGAGCCACTCGGCGCATTCACGCGACACCTTCGCTATCGGCGCGCTGCGCGCTTCGAAGTGGATCGTCGGTCGGCCACCCGGACTCTACAACATGCAGGACGTACTGTTCGGCGGCGAACAATGA